The nucleotide window ATAGCGTCGCATACATTCTGGTCGTTGCGAAAGAATTGAGTGAATTGTAGACTGACAATCAGCGTGGCTACGTCTTGATATTTATCCGTCACGGTAATCGTGACATTATTATCGGCGGCATCTGCAGGGGGCGTGCCACTCAGAGAGATGGTCTCGTCATCCAGGGACAACCAATCTGGCGAATCCACCTTAATGTCGGTCAAGTCACTCTTCGTCGTGTCATGTCCATCCAAGGTGAGATTGCTGGCAAATTGCGGACTAGTGAACTGCCGTCCTTTCGAGAGGAAGAATGTCTGCGTGCTCCGATTGAACGCCAAGATATGTGGACTAATGGTCATCTCAAAGGTCATGGTAGCCGCGCTGAACCCAGTCACATCCGAGGCTATAAGATTGAAGCTGAATGTTTGAGGTCCACTACCTGGTGTTGTACCAGAAAAGCTGAGTGATGCTGGGTCGAAGACAATCCATGAGGGTAGCGGTGCGTTGTCTGGAGATGTGCCATAGTAGGCCGTTGACGGGCGCGTGTTGGTGAACGTGTCCGGCTCAAAGGATAATGAGAAAGAGTCGCCGGTATGTAGGAGGATAGTGTCTGGGGCCGAGGTTGCTCCCATGTCTTCGAGTTGTGAGAACAGCGGCTTTCCCGGTTGCGGTCCATCATCGGTTGTTACAATTAATGTGACTTGCATGTCCACAGACTCCGAGCCATCTGAGGCCACAAGATCGAACGTCGGTGATCCTTGGTCATCTTTCTGCGGTGTTCCGGATAGCGTGCGGGTTTGGCTGTCGACTTCGAGCCATGACGGCGCGTTCGAAAGCGAGTATTGTGTGTTGTCATCGCTTCCAGAAAAGGTGCCCGGCGAGAAGACAAATTCGAATGGCTTCGATACCCGGGCTACCGGAGGTAGCTGCGCGTTAACAGGGTAGCTGGCCTGCAGACCTGCAACAACAGTCACCAGGATGCTGAGGAGAGCCAACGCAAAGAGCGCCATATCTCCTAAGCAAGTGGAACGGTCCTGGCAGGTATTCGATAGACGTTCCTATAGATCTTCCAGACGTATCATCCAAGCACAGCTTGAAGATCTAGGAGTGTATATGAAGTTCACAAGAaagtgagagagaaagagacgacAAAGATAGAAGGTggcagctggaagagcaaAAGTGGCGGAAACAGCCTGCCCTTAGGGCAAAGAGTATGCCCCCAAGGGCCTCCGCGCCCAAGGGCCCATTGGGCACAGGAGAGGCGCGAAGCGTGTGGCCCCTTCTACAGAGCCATACCTGGTTATGTTTGACGTCACTGAAGTATGGGAATGGTTAGAGATGGATGGTTCGCGGCGCGGGAGTTCAAGCTCACGTTGCGAATGCACGCGCCTGCAAGGGATGGCTTGCAGGAGTCCACACAGGAGCATAGCCGGcccaacccctccctctcaaTAGCGTTCGTATTTCCCGAAGGCTTAAGGGAGAGTATTTGACAGGCAAAGCCACCCTAGTTTTGAACAAAAAGTACCAAGGAGAAGTCTTGTGGCTCCTGTCCACCGCGTAAAGCGGAGGGGTAGGGGGATCAGGCCTGTCTATCGAGGGGCCGAAGGCCATGCTTAGGCGCGACAGGGCGGGTACAGGGCCCACGCTACAGCTAAAGATCGAGAACCATCTTGATCCCGGTACGCCCTGGCGCATAATAGTCCGGGATCTGGTCACGCTCCTTGAAGCCATTGCGGACGTATAGAGATCTAGCGGGCGAGCGGGCTTTGTCGACCCATAGCTGGATCTGCTGACACCCCTCGCTCTGTAGACGAGCTCGGATATAGTTCATGAGCCGCATCGCGACACCCTGGCGGCGATGGGCTTCACCCACGCAAACTTTGTGCAGTAGGGCTATTCCCTTCTGACGAACGTAGACCGCATAGGCCAGCAAGGTTGGGCGGACATCACCCGGAGCCGATGGTGCACGGGTCACATACAGAACCCTCGTGTTGGGTTTCTTGCGCCAGAGTTCCTCACCGAAACTGAATGCCTCGTTAGCGGGGaaggtcttcttctcgacgCGTGAAATCTGGGCAAGAATCTCCAGGGCCTGGTCTCTCTTCAAGGAATGGATGTCTGAGATGGTCAGACTGGGAGTCAGATCCGCTGGCGGCATTCCGGAGAACCCCTCCAGGATCTACATTCACGATCGTTTGGAAGATGGGGAGTTGACAGGGGAGGTTCCACAATTATCCCGGAGCACGAAGGATAGTTCACTAGAGATTTCTCTTCTGATTCTGCAGATGCCCAATGTCGTGCGAAGGTCCAATGGCTCTCAATTCAGCTCGATTGCCCGAGTTGTTGAAGAGTAACTGGAAGTTTTCTAGTAGAGGAAAAACCAATCACAGATACTCCTTTGTCCCATCTAGGTATGGTGCGTAATCTACTAGTCACCGCAGTACCATACTTACAATACGACGTTACACTTGAGTATTTGAGTACTATTGAGTTGAAGACCGGATAGGAATGAATACCTTCAATTAACTATTTACAATCTACAACTCCAGTCAACTTCTATCGATAGCTTATACTCTATACTCCCCGATATACGCTTTCCAGCATTCTGTCCATCGTTTCATCATCccgtcccttctcctctcctctcactCAACCCTCACTTCCAAACAAAAGACTTTACTACATTTTCCCTCTCCGGAAATGCCCTCCCAAGCCGACGACAAACGCCAGGCCGCCCGCGAAGTTATTGACATTCTTCACGAGATTTCCACCCTTCTTGTACGTgacaccacacccaccaccccctccatcgATTTTACCTTTCATTCTTCTGCCTGgcgttttctttcctttttactctactgttattattgttatcaTCGAATATTCTAGCTTTTGCTATTCATCTACTTCCTATCCCCAACATGCCAGCCGGGAATAGACCAGACTCTCTGGTCTAGACTGGATCTGGTGTCATCTTATCTGACAAGACACATAATATACACACACCTGGTCAACgaattgattgactgattgattgattgcttgatTGACTAACTATATCCGAACTTCCATCCAGAACACTAATTTAGACCGCACGGAGCTGTCGCTTTGTGTGTCCTTGATTGAGAATGGAGTCAATCCGGATGCTCTTGCTGTAAGTTCTTTACATATCTATCATGTGCTATATGTTCACTTTTGTTCCGGAGGGACGGAAGCTGACGCTGTCTATTAGGCGGTCATTAAGGATCTAAGAAAAGAATCTGGTGTGCCGCGCGGGTTCGCgaatgagcagcagcagcagcagggttTGCCGGAGTGAGATAGATGGCTGCTAAGAATCTAATTTGGGGTTGTGGGATGTGTTTAGTGTGACTATTTTAGGTATCTATGGCGTTTTTCTGCTCCTTTCTGTTTGGGTTGGTTTTCCTTGTGATACCCGTTTATTCTCTAAATAGAATGGAATATGATGGATATGTTTGAGCGGTCTACTACTAATTGTTGTAATATTCGTCGTATTCATAGTCCTCGTTAGGGATGGACCGGTCTCTGGGACTTCCCACTAGTGCAGTCTTTGGTATCATTAACGTCGGCCATATGGCCATTATCAGGGTAATGGTATGAAGAGTACATGTAGCAGACAGGTGGTGCTAGGGATGAAACGGCATGTGTCGGGAAGGAGGCAAAAGAAGGAAACTCTCATAACTATTAATCGATCACTGAACAAGCCCTACGACTTGCCAGCATTCTCGGccttgctgctgttgtctTTCGACGCTTCGCTGGCCGGCCCAGCTTCAGCCGTGCTCtgctccttggccttggcttccctttctttctcat belongs to Aspergillus luchuensis IFO 4308 DNA, chromosome 3, nearly complete sequence and includes:
- a CDS encoding mitotic-spindle organizing protein 1 (COG:Z;~EggNog:ENOG410PS3P;~InterPro:IPR022214;~PFAM:PF12554;~go_component: GO:0008274 - gamma-tubulin ring complex [Evidence IEA];~go_process: GO:0033566 - gamma-tubulin complex localization [Evidence IEA]) yields the protein MPSQADDKRQAAREVIDILHEISTLLNTNLDRTELSLCVSLIENGVNPDALAAVIKDLRKESGVPRGFANEQQQQQGLPE
- a CDS encoding GNAT family N-acetyltransferase (COG:S;~EggNog:ENOG410QE17;~InterPro:IPR016181,IPR000182;~PFAM:PF13508,PF13673,PF08445,PF00583;~go_function: GO:0008080 - N-acetyltransferase activity [Evidence IEA]) — its product is MPPADLTPSLTISDIHSLKRDQALEILAQISRVEKKTFPANEAFSFGEELWRKKPNTRVLYVTRAPSAPGDVRPTLLAYAVYVRQKGIALLHKVCVGEAHRRQGVAMRLMNYIRARLQSEGCQQIQLWVDKARSPARSLYVRNGFKERDQIPDYYAPGRTGIKMVLDL